From Lolium perenne isolate Kyuss_39 chromosome 5, Kyuss_2.0, whole genome shotgun sequence, a single genomic window includes:
- the LOC127303350 gene encoding chaperone protein ClpB1-like — protein sequence MAAWRLYKQELKPLVSRPALLKTLDAGKLDPVIGRDDEIDRVICILCRRTKNCAALVGAAGVGKTAVAEGLALRIAAGDVPDALAGARVAELDRLKDAIAQAEDSDGKLILFIDEMHMIVGAGDRGGTGDAANILKPALARGRIRCVGATTSKEYRKHIEKDSALERRFQKVDVDEPSVEATIAILRGLKKRYQKHHGLTIDDDALVAAARLADRYITGRQFPDKAIDLMDEACTAVKLRKQKQVENIQGSTISEPKEVLTVGPGHVAQAVSRWTKIPITTFDQEGEKLINLAQKLHERVVGQNKAVNLVAQEVLRSRAGFGQSGQPVGSFLFLGPAGVGKTELAKSLAEKLFDNEKALIRFDMSEYADSGSVLRLLGGPRSYEEGELTEKVRSQPFSVILFDEVDKANPSIVKILIQILGDGMLTDGKGRTVDFKNTIIIMTSNLGAENLTTRIAGENMKTTRDLVMKKVEECFKHELINKLSEIVMFEPLSHDELREIVRIQMKGVIATVADKGVSLFASDAALDIICSKSHNDVHGARPIKRWMKKNVTTVLADMLVNGEACRGSTISIDAADDKTGLKYQVMTKQEVTDPLGI from the exons ATGGCAGCGTGGAGGCTATACAAGCAAGAGCTGAAGCCTCTTGTCTCCAGGCCGGCCCTCCTCAAGACCCTGGACGCCGGCAAGCTCGACCCGGTCATCGGCCGCGACGACGAGATCGACCGCGTCATCTGCATCCTCTGCCGCCGGACCAAGAACTGCGCCGCGCTCGTCGGGGCCGCGGGCGTCGGCAAGACGGCCGTCGCCGAGGGCCTCGCCCTGCGCATCGCCGCCGGGGACGTCCCGGACGCGCTGGCGGGGGCGCGCGTCGCCGAGCTCGAC CGCCTCAAGGACGCCATCGCGCAGGCGGAGGACTCCGACGGGAAGCTCATACTATTCATAGACGAGATGCACATGATCGTCGGCGCCGGAGACCGTGGGGGCACCGGCGACGCCGCCAACATCCTCAAGCCGGCCTTGGCCCGTGGCCGCATCCGCTGCGTAGGCGCCACCACCTCCAAGGAGTACCGCAAGCACATCGAGAAAGATTCCGCGCTCGAGCGCCGGTTCCAAAAGGTTGACGTCGACGAGCCCAGCGTGGAAGCCACCATTGCCATCCTGCGGGGGCTCAAGAAGCGGTACCAGAAGCACCATGGCTTGACAATCGACGATGATGCTCTAGTAGCCGCTGCACGCCTCGCTGACCGTTACATTACAG GTCGCCAGTTTCCTGACAAAGCAATCGATCTGATGGACGAGGCATGCACTGCGGTGAAGCTGCGTAAAcaaaaacaagttgaaaacattcaAGGTAGCACAATAAGTGAACCCAAGGAGGTTCTTACTGTTGGTCCAGGACATGTCGCACAG GCTGTGAGCCGATGGACCAAAATTCCTATCACCACATTTGATCAAGAGGGGGAGAAGCTGATCAACCTGGCACAGAAGTTGCATGAGCGAGTTGTTGGTCAGAACAAAGCAGTCAATTTAGTTGCACAGGAAGTGCTACGTTCTAGGGCCGGCTTTGGTCAATCTGGCCAACCAGTTGGCTCTTTCCTCTTTTTGGGTCCGGCAGGCGTTGGAAAGACAGAGCTCGCTAAATCACTTGCCGAGAAGCTATTTGACAACGAGAAGGCGTTGATTCGCTTTGACATGTCTGAATATGCTGACAGTGGATCCGTGTTGCGTCTCTTAGGAGGACCTCGAAG CTATGAAGAAGGAGAACTCACCGAGAAAGTCAGGAGCCAACCATTCAGCGTTATTCTTTTTGACGAGGTGGATAAGGCAAACCCCTCAATAGTTAAGATTCTCATTCAAATCCTCGGGGATGGTATGTTGACTGATGGCAAAGGACGGACCGTAGACTTCAAGAATACTATCATCATTATGACCTCAAATCTTGGAGCAGAGAACCTAACGACTAGAATAGCcggagaaaacatgaaaactacacGAGATCTTGTCATGAAAAAG GTTGAGGAATGCTTCAAGCATGAACTTATCAACAAGCTAAGTGAAATTGTGATGTTTGAGCCGCTTTCACATGACGAACTGAGGGAGATCGTGAGAATCCAGATGAAGGGTGTCATTGCCACGGTAGCTGACAAGGGCGTCTCCCTGTTTGCAAGTGACGCCGCCTTGGACATCATTTGCTCAAAGTCACATAATGAT GTGCATGGCGCAAGGCCAATTAAAAGATGGATGAAGAAAAATGTGACGACAGTTCTTGCGGACATGCTGGTCAATGGAGAAGCCTGTCGAGGCTCGACCATTTCCATCGATGCTGCTGACGATAAAACAGGCCTCAAGTACCAAGTGATGACGAAGCAAGAGGTGACAGATCCATTAGGGATATAA
- the LOC127299237 gene encoding uncharacterized protein has product MESSGEELLKKIRKLEVGQAQLKQEMSKFALPPTGSGAERRRSQSVSPSRGAQPHPGPAPAPGPPPSRRASGGFDGGPRAWGRGSASFSHSSPLQREGRAAAEGGATGAGLAERQYRRVLQSLGQSVHILDLDGRIIYWNRSAENLYGYPASEVLGQDALMLLVDSRDLSVVNDMFRRISLGESWTGKFPVKNKAGDRILAVGANTPFYDEDGSLVGIICVSSDSRALEEILSGPSTSARTCCDGSCSNNSRKPSLLNKSPFDSQLPLQSTIASKITNLATKVSNKVRSRVKMDENGIVREGGSGESQCSDRDNKEEPTSSGPGTPRGDAPCGAFSTEENSPGKSNKMNSDESDGKIGLHKILSSKAEALLNKKGITWPWKGRENDGPDGKNEVIWPSLHGEQENDQSNQKNSDRQGAEFNQPNKNEASGSWSSFNNNSSSSASSTGSTNSSALYKVDHEADCLDYEILWEDLVIGEQVGQGSCGTVYHALWYGSDVGVKVFSSQEYSDEVIQSFRQEVSLMKKLRHPNILLFMGAVTSPHRLCIVTEYLPRGSLFRLLQRNTTKLDWRRRVHMALDVARGMNYLHHYSPPIIHRDLKSSNLLVDKNWTVKVADFGLSRLKRETYLTTKTGKGTPQWMAPEVLRNEPSDEKSDVYSYGVILWELVTQKIPWENLNSMQVIGAVGFMNQRLEIPTDTDPFWTSLILSCWETDPQSRPSFQELLEKLRELQRKYNVQTQMQRNATAAAKNSTIIEE; this is encoded by the exons ATGGAGTCCAGTGGGGAGGAGCTGCTGAAGAAGATCCGGAAGCTGGAGGTGGGCCAGGCGCAGCTCAAGCAGGAGATGTCCAAGTTCGCGCTGCCGCCCACCGGCAGCGGAGCAGAGCGGCGGCGCTCGCAGTCGGTCTCGCCCTCCCGCGGCGCGCAGCCGCATCcggggccggcgccggcgccggggcCGCCTCCTTCGAGGCGGGCCTCTGGGGGGTTTGATGGAGGCCCGCGGGCGTGGGGCCGTGGCTCCGCGTCCTTCTCGCACTCGTCGCCGCTGCAGCGGGAAGGCCGTGCCGCGGCCGAAGGCGGCgccacgggcgcggggctggcggAGAGGCAGTACCGCAGGGTGCTCCAGTCGCTGGGGCAGTCCGTCCACATTCTTGACCTCGATGGAAGGATCATATACTG GAACCGATCTGCAGAGAATCTCTATGGTTACCCTGCTTCAGAAGTGCTTGGTCAGGATGCCCTCATGCTGCTGGTTGATTCCCGTGACCTCAGTGTGGTAAATGATATGTTCCGCCGTATTTCCTTGGGTGAGAGTTGGACTGGTAAATTCCCAGTTAAGAACAAGGCAGGTGATAGAATTTTAGCTGTTGGCGCCAACACTCCTTTTTATGACGAGGATGGCAGTTTGGTGGGCATTATTTGCGTTTCAAGTGATTCACGTGCCTTGGAGGAGATACTCAGTGGACCTTCAACCTCTGCAAGGACCTGTTGTGATGGAAGTTGCAGTAACAACAGCCGGAAACCTAGTTTGTTGAACAAAAGTCCATTTGACTCACAGCTTCCCCTACAGTCTACTATAGCCTCCAAGATAACAAATTTG GCTACCAAGGTTTCAAATAAAGTTCGGTCTCGGGTCAAGATGGATGAGAATGGCATAGTACGGGAAGGTGGTAGTGGTGAGAGCCAGTGCTCTGATCGTGATAacaaggaagagccaacatctaGTGGACCAGGTACACCAAGAGGAGATGCACCATGTGGTGCATTCTCTACTGAAGAGAACTCCCCTGGGAAATCAAACAAAATGAATAGCGATGAATCAGATGGGAAAATAGGTCTTCACAAGATCTTGAGTTCAAAAGCAGAGGCATTGTTGAACAAGAAAGGGATAACATGGCCTTGGAAAGGGCGGGAGAATGATGGACCTGATGGAAAGAATGAAGTAATCTGGCCATCTTTGCATGGTGAGCAAGAGAATGACCAGAGTAATCAGAAAAATTCTGACAGGCAAGGTGCTGAATTCAACCAACCTAATAAAAATGAAGCATCAGGTTCCTGGTCCTCCTTCAACAACAACAGCTCAAGTAGTGCAAGCAGCACTGGAAGTACTAATAGCAGCGCTCTTTACAAAGTAGACCATGAAGCAGACTGTCTGGATTATGAAATCCTATGGGAGGATCTTGTCATTGGAGAACAAGTAGGTCAAG GCTCTTGTGGGACAGTATATCATGCTTTGTGGTATGGCTCG GATGTTGGTGTGAAAGTTTTCTCCAGTCAGGAATATTCGGATGAAGTGATTCAGTCCTTTCGACAAGAG GTATCCCTTATGAAGAAGCTACGTCATCCTAATATACTGCTCTTCATGGGTGCGGTTACATCTCCACACCGCCTCTGTATTGTAACAGAGTACCTCCCACG AGGAAGTTTATTTCGCTTACTTCAAAGAAACACGACCAAGTTGGATTGGAGACGACGTGTTCACATGGCTTTAGATGTT GCAAGGGGCATGAATTATCTTCACCACTATAGCCCACCTATCATTCATCGAGATTTAAAATCGTCAAATCTGTTGGTTGATAAGAACTGGACTGTCAAG GTTGCAGATTTTGGTCTTTCACGTCTCAAGCGTGAAACGTATCTGACAACAAAAACAGGAAAAGGAACA CCGCAATGGATGGCTCCGGAGGTATTGCGTAATGAACCTTCAGACGAGAA GTCTGATGTGTATAGTTATGGGGTGATCTTATGGGAACTTGTTACTCAGAAGATACCCTGGGAAAATCTCAATTCGATGCAG GTCATTGGTGCAGTAGGTTTCATGAACCAAAGATTGGAGATTCCTACCGACACAGATCCTTTCTGGACATCACTCATCCTGAGTTGTTGGGAAAC TGATCCACAAAGCCGCCCATCGTTCCAAGAGCTTCTAGAGAAGCTCCGGGAACTGCAAAGGAAGTACAACGTCCAGACACAGATGCAGCGAAACGCAACAGCTGCTGCGAAGAACAGCACCATCATCGAGGAATGA
- the LOC127299239 gene encoding uncharacterized protein: MGKKGANSTPAKEETVEVPTILDVASGEGRVLTMVEVDPATENPAILDAIRKKNSAALTSILDPRHDPSAKDSSNVADTVWYLGINGCHVTGNLNLLTDLMPVYDRWVKSLFGTGPPMQVCARGSVNCNGIKLDDVWYVPGVTSNVVAVAHLSDQELKISMGGGACSIERPDGTVVGKGRRKDRLYELDFLDITSATPWYIVSNAAEHMTGNLHLLTNFTATRPGRPVRTHTGEMLQVCGKGSLSSTQLAVPGVSYVPGLTENIISVTQLTDSGFSVAFSPHGCTVTRNRSGAKVGYAYHAGSQLYRLDYLRDASSK; encoded by the exons ATGGGGAAGAAGGGGGCGAACTCGACGCCGGCGAAGGAGGAGACGGTGGAGGTGCCGACGATCCTCGACGTCGCCTCCGGGGAGGGGCGCGTGCTGACGATGgtcgaggtggaccccgccaccgAGAACCCTGCCATCCTCGACGCCATCAG gaagaagaacagtGCTGCTCTTACCTCCATCCTTGATCCCCGTCATGATCCATCCGCCAAGGACAGTTCAAATGTAGCTGATACTGTTTGGTATCTCGGCATAAATGGCTGCCACGTTACTGGCAATCTGAACCTGCTGACGGACCTCATGCCTGTGTATGACCGTTGGGTCAAATCCCTCTTTGGGACAGGGCCGCCCATGCAAGTCTGTGCTCGGGGATCTGTGAACTGCAATGGGATCAAGCTTGATGATGTATGGTATGTTCCTGGGGTCACGTCGAATGTGGTGGCGGTTGCTCATTTAAGCGATCAAGAACTTAAAATTAGTATGGGAGGAGGTGCCTGTTCTATTGAGCGCCCTGATGGCACGGTAGTTGGCAAAGGTCGTCGTAAGGACCGCCTGTATGAGCTCGACTTTCTCGACATCACTAG TGCAACTCCCTGGTACATCGTCTCAAATGCTGCTGAACACATGACTGGCAACCTGCACCTCCTGACAAACTTCACCGCCACACGCCCAGGACGCCCAGTCCGGACACACACGGGCGAGATGCTGCAGGTGTGCGGCAAGGGTTCCCTGAGCTCCACCCAGCTCGCTGTCCCTGGCGTCAGCTACGTCCCAGGTCTTACTGAGAACATCATCTCGGTGACCCAGCTCACCGACAGTGGCTTCAGCGTCGCATTCAGTCCCCATGGCTGCACTGTCACGAGGAACCGAAGCGGGGCGAAGGTCGGCTACGCGTACCATGCGGGCAGCCAGCTGTACCGGCTCGACTACCTCAGGGACGCTAGCAGCAAATAA